In Amycolatopsis jiangsuensis, the following proteins share a genomic window:
- a CDS encoding DNA polymerase domain-containing protein, translating to MSTSDEERHGVRLTHLDQELFAGAGACKRDLVDYFDAVAERLLPVLSDRPLSVMRVLRGQEAFMQKNLPKYTPDWVPRTSLWAESSHRTVTYGLCNDRRTLLWFGNQRAVELHPALTRVGHEGPTDLIMDLDPPEGAPFGVAVAAARLVREALADAGLAGALKTSGSKGVHVFVPLTPGQSFEDVAAATRALAARAERLDPRLATTAFIREDRHGKVFLDSTRAGGATVAAVYSPRIRPGAPVSFPVPWTDADDVAPADFTVKTAPALLGDADPWVAELPAPQRLPADLVAEGHTIPIARVAAMHEGKRRARARRKPES from the coding sequence ATGAGCACCTCGGACGAGGAACGCCACGGCGTCCGCCTCACGCACCTGGACCAGGAGTTGTTCGCCGGTGCCGGGGCGTGCAAACGCGACCTCGTGGACTACTTCGACGCGGTCGCCGAGCGGCTGCTGCCGGTGCTGTCCGACCGGCCGCTGTCGGTGATGCGCGTCCTGCGCGGACAGGAAGCGTTCATGCAGAAGAACCTGCCGAAGTACACCCCGGACTGGGTACCGCGCACCAGCCTGTGGGCGGAGAGTTCGCATCGCACCGTCACCTACGGCCTGTGCAACGACCGTCGCACCCTGCTGTGGTTCGGCAACCAGCGCGCGGTCGAACTGCACCCGGCGCTGACCCGCGTCGGCCACGAAGGCCCGACCGACCTGATCATGGACCTGGATCCGCCCGAGGGTGCCCCGTTCGGCGTCGCGGTGGCCGCCGCCCGCCTGGTCCGCGAGGCCCTGGCCGACGCTGGCCTCGCCGGAGCCCTCAAGACCAGCGGGTCGAAAGGCGTGCACGTCTTCGTGCCGCTGACGCCCGGTCAGTCCTTTGAGGACGTCGCCGCGGCGACTCGGGCACTGGCCGCGCGAGCGGAACGGCTGGACCCGCGGCTGGCGACCACCGCCTTCATCCGGGAAGACCGCCACGGCAAGGTGTTCCTGGACTCCACCCGCGCCGGCGGCGCCACCGTGGCCGCCGTCTACAGTCCCCGGATCCGCCCGGGCGCGCCGGTGTCGTTCCCCGTCCCCTGGACCGACGCGGACGACGTCGCACCCGCCGACTTCACCGTGAAAACGGCGCCCGCCCTCCTCGGTGACGCTGACCCGTGGGTCGCGGAACTCCCCGCCCCCCAACGACTTCCGGCGGACCTGGTGGCCGAGGGCCACACCATTCCGATCGCCAGGGTGGCGGCCATGCACGAGGGCAAACGCCGAGCGCGCGCCCGCCGGAAGCCGGAGTCGTAA
- a CDS encoding TetR family transcriptional regulator, giving the protein MTAMSVVPSAEGGQYRRPIITAAIELTARSGWPSVTMARLAELVGVSRQTVYNEIGSKTALAEAMIAHELSRFLTAVGAAFDRHPGDLVEAIREAARAVLELAEDNVLLRAIASATHGTDTEFLPLLTTRAGTLLTEAQTMLAERVRGYAPPLAGDRITVVIDLVVRAVLSHVMQPSDTPAHTADSLAWVTARLLGTDRP; this is encoded by the coding sequence ATGACCGCCATGAGCGTGGTCCCTTCCGCCGAAGGCGGCCAGTACCGGCGGCCGATCATCACCGCGGCGATCGAGCTGACCGCGCGCTCGGGCTGGCCGTCGGTGACCATGGCCCGGCTGGCCGAACTGGTCGGCGTCAGCCGGCAGACGGTGTACAACGAGATCGGTTCGAAGACCGCGCTGGCCGAAGCGATGATCGCGCACGAGTTGAGCCGGTTCCTCACCGCTGTCGGCGCGGCGTTCGACCGGCACCCCGGCGACCTCGTGGAAGCGATCCGCGAAGCGGCCCGCGCGGTCCTCGAACTGGCCGAGGACAACGTCCTGCTGCGGGCCATCGCCTCGGCGACCCACGGCACGGACACCGAGTTCCTGCCGCTGCTGACCACCCGCGCCGGCACCCTGCTGACCGAGGCGCAGACGATGCTGGCCGAGCGCGTCCGCGGCTACGCACCGCCGCTGGCCGGTGACCGGATCACCGTGGTGATCGACCTCGTCGTCCGCGCGGTGCTGAGCCACGTGATGCAGCCGTCGGACACCCCGGCCCACACCGCCGATTCGCTGGCCTGGGTGACCGCCCGGCTGCTGGGCACCGACCGTCCTTGA
- a CDS encoding nitroreductase family deazaflavin-dependent oxidoreductase produces the protein MSDFDQQFNEEVRRHGGEEAAPVDFNQQIIDEFRANGGKVGGPFEGGKLLLLTHTGAKSGKQRVLPLAYTTDGDRLVIIASKAGADTNPDWYHNLRAHPRTTVEVGAEKFEVTARVVEDRAERDRLYAAMVAEMPGFADYEKKTSRVIPVIVLER, from the coding sequence ATGTCGGATTTCGACCAGCAGTTCAACGAAGAGGTGCGCAGGCACGGGGGCGAGGAGGCCGCCCCGGTGGACTTCAACCAGCAGATCATCGACGAGTTCCGCGCGAACGGGGGCAAGGTCGGTGGCCCGTTCGAGGGCGGGAAACTGCTGCTGCTCACGCATACCGGCGCGAAGAGCGGTAAGCAGCGGGTGCTGCCGCTGGCCTACACGACCGACGGTGACCGGCTGGTGATCATCGCGTCCAAGGCGGGCGCCGACACCAACCCGGACTGGTACCACAACCTGCGTGCCCACCCGAGGACGACGGTCGAGGTCGGCGCGGAGAAGTTCGAGGTGACCGCGCGGGTCGTCGAGGACCGCGCGGAGCGCGACCGGCTGTACGCCGCCATGGTCGCGGAAATGCCCGGCTTCGCCGACTACGAGAAGAAGACCAGCCGGGTGATCCCCGTGATCGTCCTGGAACGCTGA
- a CDS encoding LysR family transcriptional regulator, with protein sequence MELHQLAYVVAVAEEANFTRAAERLHVAQPGVSAQVRRLERELGQPLFDRSGRTVRLTGVGAAVLPHARAALAAVEAVRETVSEHDGLVRGQVAMGMVTSAGPVALPEFLAGFAEHYPGVEITLAEANSDVMAEALREGRLDVAVIGLADGVPAGLATQVLLDEELVAVTGPGDDFVRRADVTLADLAGRSLICLPKGTGVRGVLDRAFAAAGLRPRVTIEASDPNVLAQLAMRDLGVALVPESLARYYAAELHRLPLRPSLRGQLALAWRATGPAGPAARALIQFARTTLDGASSSAEGAR encoded by the coding sequence ATGGAATTACATCAGCTGGCCTACGTCGTCGCGGTCGCGGAGGAAGCCAATTTCACGCGGGCGGCGGAGCGGCTGCACGTCGCCCAGCCGGGAGTCAGCGCGCAGGTCCGGCGGCTGGAGCGGGAGCTGGGGCAACCCCTGTTCGACCGTTCCGGGCGCACCGTGCGGCTCACCGGGGTCGGCGCCGCGGTGCTCCCGCACGCCCGGGCCGCGCTCGCCGCGGTGGAGGCGGTGCGCGAGACGGTCTCCGAGCACGACGGGCTCGTCCGCGGCCAGGTGGCGATGGGAATGGTCACCTCGGCCGGTCCGGTCGCGTTGCCGGAGTTCCTCGCCGGCTTCGCCGAGCACTACCCGGGGGTGGAGATCACGCTCGCGGAAGCCAACTCCGACGTGATGGCCGAGGCGCTGCGGGAAGGGCGGCTCGACGTGGCGGTGATCGGCCTCGCCGACGGTGTGCCCGCCGGGCTCGCCACTCAGGTGCTGCTGGACGAGGAGCTCGTCGCGGTCACCGGCCCGGGAGACGACTTCGTCCGCCGAGCCGACGTCACGCTCGCCGACCTCGCCGGCCGCTCGCTGATCTGCCTGCCGAAGGGCACCGGTGTGCGTGGCGTGCTGGATCGCGCGTTCGCCGCGGCGGGGCTGCGCCCGCGGGTGACGATCGAGGCCAGTGACCCGAATGTGCTGGCACAGCTGGCAATGCGGGATCTCGGTGTCGCGCTGGTTCCGGAGTCGCTCGCCCGCTATTACGCTGCGGAGCTGCACCGGTTGCCACTGCGGCCGTCGCTGCGTGGTCAGCTGGCGCTGGCGTGGCGGGCCACCGGCCCCGCCGGTCCGGCGGCGCGTGCGTTGATCCAGTTCGCCCGCACGACGCTCGACGGCGCGTCGTCGTCGGCGGAAGGAGCGCGATGA
- a CDS encoding fatty acid desaturase → MSEMTGTVPVGSTERWTDRKRYLWLIGLVVPALAFLAIGLHAATGWGVWFWIGPIVILVIVPAIDLITGLDRSNPPDDVLERLERDRYYRWITYLFLPIQYLGFGFAFWLIATGGLSVVDKVGLAVSIGCIGGIGINTAHELGHKKESHERWLSKIALAQSFYGHFYIEHNRGHHVRVATPEDPASSRVGESFYRFWPRTVFGSLKSAWRLERKRYARRERHPYRIGNDVLNAWLMSAVLWVAMVAWLGFGVLPYLLIQAVVGFSLLEVVNYLEHYGMLRQRVGPPERRRYERVDPSHSWNSNNIATNVLLYHLQRHSDHHANPTRRYQSLRDFAESPVLPTGYAGMIVLALVPPLWRRVMDPRVLAHFDGDLARANIQPGKREKILARHGTRADSPAVELSDVHGDATEGGMCPGCGYVYDERRGDPREGFPAGTRWTAIPDSWCCPDCGVREKMDFVAPGRMGA, encoded by the coding sequence ATGAGCGAAATGACCGGCACGGTGCCCGTCGGCTCGACCGAACGGTGGACCGACCGCAAGCGGTACCTGTGGCTGATCGGGCTCGTCGTGCCCGCACTGGCCTTCCTCGCCATCGGACTGCACGCCGCCACGGGATGGGGTGTCTGGTTCTGGATCGGGCCGATCGTGATCCTGGTGATCGTGCCCGCGATCGACCTGATCACCGGGCTCGACCGCAGCAATCCGCCGGACGACGTGCTCGAGCGGCTGGAGCGGGACCGCTACTACCGCTGGATCACCTACCTGTTCCTGCCGATCCAGTACCTCGGCTTCGGCTTCGCGTTCTGGCTGATCGCCACGGGCGGGCTGTCCGTGGTGGACAAGGTCGGGCTGGCCGTCTCGATCGGCTGCATCGGCGGGATCGGCATCAACACCGCGCACGAACTCGGGCACAAGAAGGAAAGTCACGAGCGGTGGCTGTCGAAGATCGCGCTGGCGCAGAGTTTCTACGGACACTTCTACATCGAGCACAACCGCGGCCACCATGTGCGCGTGGCGACGCCGGAGGATCCGGCCAGCAGCCGGGTCGGCGAGAGTTTCTACCGGTTCTGGCCGCGGACCGTCTTCGGCTCGCTGAAGTCCGCGTGGCGGCTGGAGCGCAAGCGTTACGCCCGGCGGGAGCGCCATCCGTACCGGATCGGCAACGACGTGCTCAACGCGTGGCTGATGTCGGCGGTGCTGTGGGTGGCGATGGTGGCGTGGCTGGGTTTCGGCGTCCTGCCGTATCTGCTGATCCAGGCGGTGGTCGGGTTCTCGCTGCTGGAAGTGGTGAACTACCTGGAGCACTACGGCATGCTGCGGCAGCGGGTCGGCCCGCCGGAGCGGCGCCGGTACGAGCGGGTCGATCCCAGCCACAGCTGGAACTCCAACAACATCGCGACGAACGTGCTGCTGTATCACCTGCAGCGGCACAGCGACCACCACGCCAACCCCACGCGGCGTTACCAGTCCTTGCGTGACTTCGCCGAATCCCCGGTCCTGCCCACGGGTTACGCCGGGATGATCGTGCTCGCGCTGGTACCGCCGCTGTGGCGCCGAGTGATGGATCCGCGGGTGCTCGCACACTTCGACGGGGACCTCGCACGGGCGAACATCCAACCGGGGAAACGGGAGAAAATCCTGGCCCGCCACGGCACTCGTGCGGACTCGCCGGCCGTGGAACTGTCCGATGTGCACGGTGACGCGACGGAAGGCGGGATGTGTCCCGGCTGCGGTTACGTCTACGACGAGCGGCGCGGCGACCCCCGCGAGGGATTCCCTGCGGGCACCCGGTGGACGGCGATCCCGGATTCCTGGTGCTGCCCCGACTGCGGGGTCCGGGAGAAAATGGATTTCGTGGCTCCGGGAAGGATGGGTGCATGA
- a CDS encoding VOC family protein: MADLVPFLMFQKRDAAEAMEFYTSLLPGDSVLSDQRYGAEGPGPEGTVVLAEFTVAGQRVRCSDSFVKHQFEFTPSMSLFVTLDSEADLKRLFEALADGGGTLMPLDDYGFGPFGWVNDRWGVSWQLSAPVTG, from the coding sequence ATGGCCGACCTCGTTCCCTTTCTGATGTTCCAGAAACGCGACGCCGCCGAGGCGATGGAGTTCTACACGTCCCTGCTGCCCGGCGACTCCGTGCTGTCCGACCAGCGCTACGGCGCCGAGGGCCCCGGCCCGGAAGGCACCGTCGTGCTGGCCGAGTTCACCGTGGCCGGGCAGCGGGTGCGGTGCAGCGACAGCTTCGTGAAGCACCAGTTCGAGTTCACGCCGTCGATGTCACTGTTCGTCACCCTCGATTCCGAGGCCGACCTGAAGCGGCTCTTCGAGGCCCTCGCCGACGGCGGCGGCACCCTGATGCCCCTGGACGACTACGGCTTCGGCCCGTTCGGCTGGGTCAACGACCGGTGGGGCGTGTCCTGGCAGCTGAGCGCACCGGTGACGGGCTGA
- a CDS encoding LysR family transcriptional regulator codes for MEIHHLRYFLAVARELNFTRAARSLHMSVPPLSQRIRDLERELGEPLFDRSTHHTRLSAAGEALLPLAEKVVSGFDAIPGRIHSRDRRTDVRLAVPDVLNPAHRRRLSESIRSLEEGYRFSLRQMPSLEMESALLSNSLDLAISHLGTSDDRLSTIVLYREPLGAVVDRSRFPDRTSLTLADLRGYQYLQGPRHWDLGARRAEQLAGHGVLVDPDAQFSDISGLLIFLHSTKSFALAPVESTTVLALDPAECAVLPIEDLTATLTTFLIRRTAQSAMDPVAEVLRHAR; via the coding sequence GTGGAGATCCACCACCTGCGGTACTTCCTCGCGGTCGCGCGTGAGCTCAACTTCACCCGCGCGGCGCGGTCGCTGCACATGTCCGTACCCCCGCTCAGCCAGCGCATCCGGGACCTGGAACGGGAACTCGGGGAGCCGCTGTTCGACCGGTCCACACACCACACGCGGCTGTCCGCGGCCGGCGAGGCACTGCTGCCGCTCGCGGAAAAGGTGGTCTCCGGGTTCGACGCCATCCCCGGGCGGATCCACTCCCGGGACCGGCGGACCGACGTGCGCCTCGCCGTGCCCGACGTGCTGAACCCGGCCCACCGGCGCCGGCTCAGCGAATCGATCCGGTCACTGGAGGAGGGCTACCGATTCAGCCTGCGGCAGATGCCGTCGCTGGAGATGGAGTCGGCGCTGCTGAGCAATTCGCTCGATCTCGCGATCTCGCACCTGGGCACCAGCGACGACCGGCTCTCCACGATCGTGCTCTACCGCGAACCGCTCGGCGCGGTCGTGGACCGTTCCCGGTTCCCCGACCGCACCTCGCTGACCCTGGCCGACCTGCGCGGTTACCAGTACCTGCAGGGGCCACGACACTGGGACCTCGGTGCACGCCGGGCCGAGCAGCTGGCAGGCCACGGCGTGCTGGTCGACCCGGACGCGCAGTTCTCCGACATCAGCGGCCTGCTGATCTTCCTGCACAGCACGAAGAGTTTCGCGCTCGCGCCGGTGGAGTCGACCACCGTACTGGCTCTCGACCCGGCCGAATGCGCGGTGCTGCCGATCGAGGACCTCACCGCGACGCTGACCACGTTCCTGATCCGCCGCACCGCACAGTCCGCGATGGACCCGGTGGCGGAGGTCCTGCGGCACGCCCGCTGA
- a CDS encoding acyltransferase family protein: MSHDEYLGTRRFPGLDGLRALAATIVVFYHFAGPNFTWLSGWVGVYVFFVLSGFLITTLLLREQDRTGRISLRDFYLRRVFRILPPYLVILGGIVAFVLLRGEFLARDFPHALKYYLTFLNEFFPGSEGNGSDNFFSGSWTLGIEEKFYLVWPFLLVAVGIGAARRKFGLALAAMAVLLVLLPVSTGGWLLDGSKTAIYGSTVHYFILLSGCLLAILLHYRRSFAVLRPLTHPLAAIPIVAGFLLLHTNLDALWSETRENVLLLVGYAGVTMLLLVVLLSPGPARWLLSTAPMRFVGERSYSLYLLQGPVHFAVIQAVPQLAERSLLTALTVFVVDLGVSDLIHRWVEQPLIRTGKQLIARRRARAEEKAAPPAVEPRMEAAVG; the protein is encoded by the coding sequence ATGAGCCATGACGAGTACCTCGGCACGCGCCGGTTCCCCGGGCTCGACGGGCTGCGCGCGCTCGCCGCCACGATCGTCGTCTTCTACCACTTCGCCGGGCCGAACTTCACCTGGCTGTCCGGCTGGGTCGGCGTGTACGTCTTCTTCGTGCTGTCCGGCTTCCTGATCACCACGCTGCTGCTGCGCGAACAGGACCGCACCGGCCGGATCTCGCTACGCGACTTCTACCTGCGCCGGGTGTTCCGGATCCTGCCGCCGTACCTGGTGATCCTCGGCGGGATCGTCGCGTTCGTGCTGCTGCGCGGCGAGTTCCTCGCGCGCGACTTCCCGCACGCGCTGAAGTACTACCTGACCTTCCTCAACGAGTTCTTCCCCGGATCCGAGGGCAACGGCAGCGACAACTTCTTCTCCGGCTCCTGGACGCTGGGCATCGAGGAGAAGTTCTACCTGGTCTGGCCGTTCCTGCTGGTCGCGGTGGGGATCGGGGCGGCGCGACGGAAGTTCGGCCTCGCGCTCGCGGCCATGGCCGTGCTCCTGGTGCTGTTGCCGGTGAGCACCGGCGGCTGGCTCCTCGACGGATCGAAGACCGCCATCTACGGCTCCACCGTGCACTACTTCATCCTGCTCAGCGGCTGCCTGCTGGCGATCCTGCTGCACTACCGGCGCAGTTTCGCGGTGCTGCGGCCGCTCACCCACCCGCTCGCGGCGATCCCGATCGTCGCCGGGTTCCTCCTGCTGCACACGAACCTGGACGCGCTCTGGTCCGAAACCCGCGAGAACGTGCTGCTGCTCGTCGGCTACGCCGGGGTGACCATGCTCTTGCTCGTCGTGCTGCTGTCACCCGGTCCGGCGCGGTGGCTGCTCTCGACGGCGCCGATGCGGTTCGTCGGGGAACGCTCGTACTCGCTCTACCTGCTGCAGGGTCCGGTGCACTTCGCGGTGATCCAGGCGGTGCCGCAGCTGGCCGAGCGCAGCCTGCTCACCGCGCTCACCGTGTTCGTGGTCGACCTCGGCGTGTCCGACCTGATCCACCGTTGGGTGGAGCAACCACTCATCCGCACCGGCAAGCAGCTCATCGCCCGCCGGCGCGCCCGTGCCGAGGAAAAAGCCGCCCCGCCGGCGGTCGAGCCCCGGATGGAGGCTGCCGTCGGCTGA
- a CDS encoding oxygenase MpaB family protein — protein sequence MTDVLGESLLGVGLLAGSANVVMQLARPEVGYGVLESTVESGNLFKHPLKRARTTYTYLAVAALGTDEERAAYRRAVNVSHAQVRSTAASPVRYNAFDPELQLWVAACLYRGLEDVHRIVLGRPVPEALYGEAAALGTTLQVRPEQWPADRLAFEEYWTAGLSKVDIDDRLREYLTSLVDLRFLPRPFGVLFGPAHRFVTAGFLPAQFREQLRLPWSATDQRRFDRLMRRIGRVVRLLPPSARRFPFGLCLAGLRRRRRKGEPLG from the coding sequence ATGACCGACGTACTCGGAGAGTCCCTGCTCGGTGTCGGGTTGCTCGCCGGGAGTGCCAACGTGGTCATGCAGCTCGCGCGTCCGGAAGTCGGTTACGGAGTGCTGGAAAGCACTGTCGAGTCCGGGAACCTGTTCAAGCATCCGCTGAAACGCGCACGCACCACCTACACCTACCTCGCGGTCGCCGCCCTCGGCACCGACGAGGAGCGCGCGGCGTACCGGCGGGCAGTGAACGTCTCGCACGCGCAAGTCCGCTCCACCGCCGCGAGCCCGGTGCGATACAACGCTTTCGACCCGGAGTTGCAACTGTGGGTGGCCGCCTGCCTGTACCGCGGGCTCGAAGACGTGCACCGGATCGTGCTCGGCCGCCCGGTTCCGGAAGCGCTCTACGGTGAGGCAGCCGCGCTCGGCACGACGTTGCAGGTCCGGCCGGAGCAGTGGCCCGCGGATCGCCTTGCCTTCGAGGAGTACTGGACCGCCGGCCTGTCCAAGGTGGACATCGACGACCGGCTGCGTGAATATCTGACCTCGCTCGTCGATCTCCGGTTCCTGCCCCGGCCGTTCGGTGTCCTCTTCGGACCGGCCCACCGCTTCGTGACCGCGGGATTCCTGCCGGCGCAGTTCCGGGAGCAGCTGCGGCTTCCGTGGTCGGCCACGGACCAGCGACGGTTCGACCGGCTGATGCGCCGGATCGGCCGCGTGGTGCGGCTGCTGCCGCCGTCGGCTCGGCGGTTCCCGTTCGGTCTCTGCCTCGCCGGCCTCAGGCGGCGGCGCCGGAAGGGGGAACCGCTCGGGTAG
- a CDS encoding FAD-binding oxidoreductase — protein sequence MQTFTPDQHGYLEEIAGFQTGVPSTPPLVVAATGADDVAAAVRLAARRGLPISVQATGHGLGTPAEGVLVSTRRMTGVSIDPSRGLARVAAGTTWAAVIEAAAEHGLAPLSGSAPGVGVTGYTLGGGFGLLGRQFGLAADHVRSADVVLPDGTVTRGPLEAGIVTALEFSLFPLRTIYGGGLHFGPKRLADVLRGWRDWTADLPDALGTSLAMIPYPDLPMVPEPLRGKHIAHVRVAYAGSADDGDRLVAPLRALGPLRDTLATMPFTESGTIAAEPPHPHAYLGDNRVLPSLPDDVLTTVLDHAGPDAPVPTVLIIDLLGGAYRRSTAPDFTPESRYTVRALSVVDPDPATVHAAQAKLFDPLTPGSTGRLRSFVYGQPLS from the coding sequence ATGCAGACTTTCACCCCTGACCAGCACGGTTACCTCGAGGAGATCGCCGGGTTCCAGACCGGCGTGCCGTCCACCCCGCCGCTGGTGGTGGCGGCGACCGGCGCGGACGACGTCGCCGCGGCCGTCCGGCTCGCCGCCCGACGTGGCCTGCCGATCTCGGTACAGGCCACCGGTCACGGCCTGGGTACCCCGGCGGAAGGGGTGCTCGTCTCGACCCGGCGGATGACCGGCGTGTCGATCGATCCGAGCCGCGGTCTCGCCCGGGTGGCGGCCGGGACGACCTGGGCCGCGGTGATCGAGGCGGCCGCCGAGCACGGGCTCGCGCCACTCAGCGGTTCGGCGCCCGGTGTCGGCGTGACCGGCTACACCCTGGGTGGCGGCTTCGGCCTGCTCGGCCGGCAGTTCGGACTCGCCGCCGACCACGTCCGCTCCGCCGACGTGGTCCTCCCCGACGGCACCGTCACGCGCGGGCCGCTCGAGGCTGGCATCGTCACCGCGCTGGAGTTCTCGCTCTTTCCGCTGCGCACGATCTACGGCGGCGGCCTGCACTTCGGCCCGAAACGGCTCGCCGACGTGCTGCGCGGCTGGCGCGACTGGACCGCCGACCTGCCGGACGCGCTCGGCACGTCGCTGGCGATGATCCCGTACCCGGATCTGCCGATGGTGCCGGAACCGTTGCGGGGTAAGCACATCGCCCACGTCCGGGTGGCCTACGCCGGTTCGGCGGACGACGGCGACCGGCTGGTCGCGCCACTGCGTGCCCTCGGCCCGCTGCGCGACACCCTGGCCACCATGCCGTTCACCGAGTCCGGCACGATCGCCGCCGAACCCCCGCACCCGCACGCCTACCTCGGCGACAACCGGGTACTGCCGTCCTTGCCCGACGACGTGCTGACCACGGTGCTCGACCACGCCGGCCCGGACGCCCCGGTGCCGACCGTGCTGATCATCGATCTCCTCGGCGGCGCCTACCGCCGGAGCACCGCCCCGGACTTCACCCCGGAGTCGCGTTACACAGTGCGCGCCCTGTCCGTGGTCGATCCGGATCCGGCCACCGTGCACGCGGCGCAGGCGAAGCTGTTCGACCCGCTCACCCCTGGCTCCACCGGCCGGCTGCGCAGCTTCGTGTACGGGCAGCCGCTCAGCTGA
- a CDS encoding LLM class F420-dependent oxidoreductase, with translation MRIGLNIGYGGVGNDSANLELVQEADRIGFSVVWVAEAYGADAATVLAWLAARTERVDLGSAILQIPARSPTMTAMTAATLDTLSGGRFRLGLGVSGPQVSEGWYGVPFAKPLERTREYVEIVGKTLRYERVRHDGPHFRLPIPGGPGKALSLTVPPVRERIPLYLASLGPKNLELTGEIADGWLGLFFSPEHSGDSLARIRAGRAKIGASLDGFDVVTTVPLAVGDDWRAAAEHVRPYVAGFVGGAGSREHNFYRDLVARMGYEAAADEVRQRYLTMDYDGAMAAIPAEFLDATSLVGPKERIADRMRALAAAGVTTLAVSPAHPDPAANKAALHCAAEALDLSGVGD, from the coding sequence ATGAGAATCGGACTGAACATCGGGTACGGAGGCGTGGGAAACGATTCGGCGAACCTCGAACTCGTGCAGGAAGCCGACCGGATCGGATTTTCCGTGGTGTGGGTGGCCGAGGCCTATGGGGCGGATGCCGCGACCGTACTGGCCTGGCTCGCCGCCCGGACCGAACGCGTGGACCTGGGCAGTGCCATTCTGCAGATCCCGGCGCGCAGCCCGACGATGACGGCGATGACCGCCGCGACCCTGGACACCCTTTCCGGTGGCCGGTTCCGGCTCGGGCTCGGGGTTTCCGGACCGCAGGTTTCCGAAGGCTGGTACGGCGTGCCGTTCGCGAAACCGCTGGAACGTACCCGTGAATATGTGGAAATCGTCGGCAAGACGTTACGCTATGAGCGAGTACGGCACGACGGTCCGCATTTCCGTTTGCCGATTCCTGGCGGCCCTGGAAAGGCTCTGTCGTTGACCGTTCCGCCGGTACGCGAGCGCATTCCGCTGTACCTCGCCTCGCTCGGCCCGAAGAACCTGGAACTCACCGGTGAGATCGCGGACGGCTGGCTCGGTCTGTTCTTCTCCCCGGAACACAGTGGCGATTCGCTGGCGCGGATCCGGGCCGGTCGCGCGAAAATCGGCGCGAGCCTCGACGGTTTCGACGTCGTGACCACCGTTCCGCTCGCCGTCGGTGACGACTGGCGCGCCGCGGCCGAGCACGTGCGGCCCTACGTCGCGGGGTTCGTCGGCGGAGCGGGCAGCCGTGAGCACAACTTCTACCGCGACCTCGTCGCCCGGATGGGCTACGAGGCGGCCGCCGACGAGGTGCGGCAGCGATACCTGACCATGGACTACGACGGCGCCATGGCGGCGATCCCGGCGGAGTTCCTGGACGCGACCTCCCTGGTCGGCCCGAAGGAGCGGATCGCCGACCGGATGCGTGCCCTCGCCGCGGCCGGGGTCACCACACTGGCGGTGTCGCCCGCCCACCCGGACCCGGCAGCGAACAAAGCCGCACTGCACTGCGCGGCGGAAGCACTCGACCTATCCGGCGTCGGCGACTGA
- a CDS encoding ferredoxin, protein MMRIEADLTRCEGLGMCETMAPEFFEVSDEGTVVVHDPAPGEEHRKDLTAAVDACPVLALKLH, encoded by the coding sequence ATGATGCGGATCGAAGCGGATCTGACCCGCTGCGAAGGGCTCGGCATGTGCGAGACGATGGCGCCGGAGTTCTTCGAGGTCAGCGACGAGGGCACGGTGGTGGTCCACGACCCGGCCCCGGGCGAGGAACACCGCAAGGACCTCACCGCGGCCGTCGACGCCTGCCCGGTGCTGGCGTTGAAGCTGCACTGA